The genomic stretch CCATGCCCTCGTTGACTACATTTTCACCGAAAAAACGTTCACCATGCCCCTCAATTTCGAGAAAGTGGCGCACACAATTCCAAAGTCTCAGTTTAACCATTTCCGTGTCTCCCTTGCCACGTTGACCGACACACTCACGTCGTTCTGGATGCTTGTCATCTAGCATATATGACTTAGCAGCGGCTTGTAAGTGGAGGAAGTTCTCCGGTGATAGTTCGAGTGAAGCAAAAAGCTTCGACATAGGTGGTCGTGTGTACTTCTTGTTGCTCGAGGGTTGACGGAACAAAGCAGCTGCGGAATGTAAACCAACAGCGCGCGCCTCCGATAAGGACTGGGGAGGTGCAGACCGGATATCTAGCGTCTCACCACCATAATGATGAGAATTGTGCTGATGGGGCTGCTGGTGACCACCAGGTCCAGACGCTGTTAAGGCTGGGTCTAGAGGGccatctctctttctcttctttgacaCAGTTCTTGACAGTCCCGAAGGCTGGCTATGCTCGTTGGGAGATGGCCCGGGTGCTCGTAACTGTCTTCCAGTGCTCAACCCTGTCCCAAAACCTGCATCTGCAAAACTATCGTCTTCGATATGAATATCCGGGGGGTAGCCGTCTAAATGATGCTGATGTCCGGCAGCaccagctgcagcagcgacTGCAGCGGCGGCCGCCCATTCCGATACATCCTGGCCAGCCGCTGCAGTAGCAGCTTCTACCAGCCCAGCAAGTTGGCTTTCATTTGGCGCATATCCACTCGTGGCAATGTTACCGTTCGGGTCGATGTTGGAGGAAGGAGCGGTTTGGTGAGTGGAAAATTCAGCGGCTGAAGTCGAAGAATGTTGGTGATGGGAAGCAGAAGACGTCATGACAGCAATCTGGGCGTGGACAGCCACAATGAGTAACGTCTCGCGTACGTATCAGAAGGAAAATTGAGGAGAGAGAATCAAGTCTGGGGATCGCATGGACTGGTATCAACTTAGATGGCTATAACCACGCGACGCGCGAAAGATGGTGGCGGGCTGGTGCGGAggatttttgtttttggCGCTCAAATGGAACCGTAGTAGAACTAAAGGCTTGCCACTTGTTATGTTCAACCGTCCTTGTCAGTTCCTAAAGGCAATAGCTACCTAGAAGTAAGTGGCATAGACCGGATGAAACGAATACGCTCAGCAAACTGCGCGCAGGGCCCTTGCTGGTccacaagaaaaacaagactcGCCAATGAGCCCGGAGCTTCCGTGAAGCGGGCGCAAGGCCAGATCTCGTCGTCCAAGAAGACTGACGAAGATACGGAAGCAGAACGCTCCAGTACTTCTGTCCGAATGGGTTCGCGCGATTCGCGATAAGTTAATCAATCAGATCGCTTGCTTCGGCTTAGATGACGTTGTTTGCGCGGTTTGAAGGATGGGCAGACAGTGCAAACTCTGTAAAGTCGTCGACCGCCGGAAGCATCACGTGACGATATACCACAGGTTACTCCGGTTACTCACTACGTCATGATGGAATGTGTCAATTTACTCCCTGGGaatggagagggaaggatgtaaaaatagaaaagaatagaatgATTTATCTCTGCTCATATCAATATCCATTTGGAACCAGCCAAACTGCAATTGGATTAGGTATCAACACATTTTTTGGAAACATATGGCAACAATATAGATCACTTAAGCCTCAACCAATCAAGTGTTTAATCCCAAGTAGttcggaagaagaaggatagaACTAAACAGCATCGAGAGTCACGAAAACAACACAATCTCCGAAGGCTCGATGCAGAGGCAGAAGTATAAACAAGAATGTAAATCTATGGGCGTGAGCGTGAGCGTGAGCGTATATCATGTACGGCGAAAATGAAAGACTTGTAAGAGCACTCGGACCGAGGGGCAGTAATGTTCAAAGTCGGCATAACCTTGTGTAGGACCATTAACCGGCAAGCGACGGCGTGAGTTGTGAAGTATTTGGTGCAGTCGTGAGACATTTAGAACccatctccttccttccatAGTCTGCCTGCCTCTAACGCTCTCGCTCTTGGGTCCTCTCCGCGCTTCGTGGCGTTGCGTAGCATGTCATCGATGGTTCGTTCCTTTTCTAGAATTAGCTGCTCGAGCTCAGTATCTCTACCCGGATCGGGCACTGAGATGTGGCTTTGTTCGCCTAGGGTTCCTACGAGTCGTTCGATTTCGATGGCCTCAGCTTCTCCGCGCCAAAACTTGAGGTCCTCCTCCAATTCTCCCTTCTCCGAGCGTAATCTTCGGAATTCATcatattcctcttcaccgCCAAAGCAAATTCCGTAGCCGTCGCAATAACAGATGTGCTCCTTGGGACAGACGACATTTTCACCTGTAAACACGACATGCCACAGATACTCCCAGATACGGCCAGAGATATAGTCACTCAATTCCGTTCGAAGAATCCAGTCGCGATAGTAAACGAAGCGAGCTTTCGGGATGGCGAGAATGCGCTCGCGCGAAACAACGAATTGGGCACAGCATGGCTGTGCGAGGACATCGGGAATTGGGTCATCCGGGAAGATTTCGCCCCACGATCTGGCCAGCatggtttcttcttgcttatgttcatcttcctccaatgTGCCTGGATGTAGCCAATCAGGACAACCAGGCGCCCATGTACAGCGCAAGTTCATGAACCCTTGTCGGACCACCCGCGCGGGGTTTAGACGTTGCAGCATCTCGGCGGCATTCCCGTTGAAGATTTCGTCATTATGCCAAGCGAATTGATGTGAGTGCATGAAGGCAATAATGTCCGGTAGTTTGTCGTAGTGATCAATAATATAGCTCAGATAGACTATAACCTCGTGGCCCTTGTTCTTGGGGGGGTGTAACGGCGCAGagagatcatcaaccacGTACACGGCAGGCTGCCACTCGGGAATTTCGAGTTTTATCCACTCTGTATCTTCCTCGCCTGCTTGAGGCACCACCAAGGTTTTGGTATATGTTGACCCGGGAGGCTTAGGGACACCAGGCGCATAGTGCGGTCGAGGTGCGTAAGGCTCTCTCGAAGGCTTATCAACCACTCCAGAACCGTTCACATAGCCAGACGCTGTTGGATATGGGGTCGCAACCAGGTCGCCCAGGCCAACAACTTGTGGCATATTCCGCCATTGCCGGGAAAGGCTGCTGACCGTGTAtaagaagacgatgaagaaggcgAGGCCGAGGAGGGGAATCGCGCGCCGTGAAAAAATCATGAGATGCGGTTATGAACAGTCACGCAAGTAGGAATATTAAATAGTATTTGGCTACAGCAATCCATGAAAACAGCTGTTAGAATCAGTGTTGAACAGGACAGGGTGTCTTGCAAAATGAACCGACCACTTCATCCGCAAAGCCCCCCGCGCGCGAGAAAGACCTGGGAAAGCGACTGTCGGCGCCTTTGAGAAAACCAGGCTGAGGGAACTCACAATCAACTAAGGAAGTGAATTTTCATGGAACGGCCAATTGATCGGTCAGCGAGAGTaattttcttgttgtgtACATATGCCTCCGCGGTGTCAGGggcgaaaaaaagaagccaagcCACAGCCACGCAGTAAGAGGGAACTAAAGTGagacaaaggaaaggagcTCCGCTCCGATAAAGATAATCATCCGGCCGAGGGCATTAGCAGTCGAATGTTCAAATATGAAGAGTAAGTCGCGGACGGGGCGGACTGGGGGCGGGAGGCGGAGAAGCTGTCGTCAGCGGTGATGAAGCCGATCCGCGACTGTGGTTACAGTGCAGGAATCATTCATGAAATCATGACCAATGACCACGGTTTCCCTTGGGACACCAGCACGTAACACTTAACCTTAATCCTGTcgaacttttttttattttcttttattttctggGAGCCTCACTTGTGAATTGTACAAAGAGAGTTGACAGATAAGATGTACAAGACTCTGCAGAATGTACTGGACTCGGTATCGGATTGTGATTGGTTCTTTCAGTCGATTTTATACtactatacggagtagtaatAGTACGTACTTAATACTTTACAGTGGAGTGGAACTATCCATGCGATGCCGGAACAGGGCTAGTAAGTGCGTGGTGTTGTCAATTGTGCTATGCCCACGGCCCCAGGCTTTCCACCACGCAGGGTCATGTGCATTTTATACAGTAGTCTTGATATTTGCTTCGTGCCGTTATGTAACAAGTTAAATGCGCAGGTCATCTTCAATGAGTGATAGGATCTACATGGACGAATTACTgaaataattaaaaaataattaagaACTGCCTAGGAGGTGTTCCTCACTTGATCTAATATCTCACAaagcttttcctcttcagcatGAAGATAGTCAATGGAAGCTTGCATGGCCAAAATCATTGGACTATGTCTGAGACGGGTGAGCATACCCAGCGGACTTCGTATTCTACTCTATTGTTCTGGTTCCGGAATAGAATCATTGCTACAAGCGTCCGCTCCAGGATTGCACATTATTAGCTTATGTATCATCTCTTCCGGGAGCATAGGTGAGAAGCCTCGCCAAAGGTGTATCGAAGTTACAACCATAGTGCGGGGGAACTCTGATAGGTGGTGTAAGAGTCCTAGGGATTAGCTAGGGTGATAAAGAATAAATCAGGGTAAGAGAATGGGCTTTGACATAGATAAATTAACGTCCATAGCTGTTGGTGTGGCTATATTGGTAGGTCAGTATAGTATAGAAGGTACTTTACTTGGCTAGGGCTAGGATAGTGATGGTTACTAGCCCTAGTTGATAGAACGATCCCATATACCTGCATTGAGCCTATTAAGGGCAGTCCATCGTTGATCCTATCAGCTGGAGTTCAAGATGACAGCTGTGATTTGCTAGAAGAGAGCTTGTGTTGGGTAGACTTCATATGGAAAACATGCAAGAGTTATCAAATAGGGTAAAGTGAATGGGTAGGCTGTCAAGGCTCTCTAATATCATAAGCCACAGGCAAGTCCTTTTCGTCGTCCCCGGTCGATTCCCGAGTGTTTGTCCACTCAATCCCAAGAGCCAAAACAAAGGCTACCCCACTCCCTGTCACTGCGAGATACTATCAAAGTTAGATATATGAACGCCTCGAGTCAGACATATACGCGCTTACGAAGACATTGGTAATGGCATCGTTGTACGCGATGAGAATGGCACTCAGGCGATCCGGGAATGCCTGCTGGGCGGTCTCTTGCACTTTCGAAGTCCCCACCGCTAGCAGCATTTCTATCTGATCGGAGTCTAAATGGGCGTAGGACTGGAGTTGCGAGTCAAGTTTATTTTGGAAGATGGACCCACCTATACTCTGCATCACAGAACTTCCGAAGTACTGCGCAAACAGAACAGTGGAGATCCCGACTGGAACGAGTTTTGGATCATTCTTAAGGACACTCTGAATAGTAAGTAGAGGCATCTGTGCTGCGAAGCCACAGCCGAGAGCCTGTAGTATCTGGAATCCGATCCAATCTCTCGATGTGGTGGAAAATGCACTGAAAGTTGTGTAGAGGCCGGTTGcaatacaaagaaaagatgagCCGATAAAGAACCAAGGGTTATAGTACTTGATATACTTCGCTAGAGTAATATGTTAGCAATCTGATCAGTAAGAGAGAGGCCAAAACGGATTCACCTAGGACACCAGATATAATTGAGCCAAAGATTTGAGTGGAAACGGAAGGCAGGAGCATAATACCACTGCGGATTGAACTGGCCCCTTTCACAATCTGAAACCACTCAGGTAGATAGTAAACAGGAACCACAAATGCACCCATAAATAGGAAGGCAAAAATAATACTGACGATGATTGATCGTCTTCGCAGAAGTGGCAATGGGATCATTGCTTGATCTGCCCTCAATTCCCAGGTGATGAACAATCCCAGTGTTGCTGCGAAACCCACAAAGAGTCCTATAATAGTTGCAGAATTCCAGGGGTATTTATTTCCGCCCCACTGCAATGCTAACAAGACCATAATAATTGCGGGAACAAATAATGCACATCCAATCAAGTCCAGCTGCTGAAGTTTCTGAAGAACTGTCTCGGTCCTTGCTGCGGGTGATTGCTGAGgaggatggaagaaaaggattAGGGTTATCACAGTCACGGTGCCGGCTGGTAAATTGATCAAGAAGCACCATCTCCAAGTCACATTGGTTGTAAAGGCTCCCCCGATAATAGGTGCCACAACGGTACCCAGAGCATAAAGCGATGTCACCAGTCCAGTAAATAAGGGGCGCTGCTCTATAGGTGTTACTATTGCAATGATAGCCAGACCACTGGAGACTACACCTGCGCCTCCTGCACCATCTACCGCCCTACCAATGATAAACATCGATGAACTGGTAGCCACTCCACACAAAAGCgagccgaggaggaagacaaggaaaaaggataGATAGGACCACCGCAGAGAAAAGATCGTGATCAGTTTGCCGCTTAAAGGTTGGAGAGAGCACATAGTAAGCGGGTAGACTGCTCCGTACCACCCTATATCTGTGGTGGAGTGAAATTGGCTGGTAATAGAGGGAATCGCCTTAAGTTTGCAGAAACACAAACATCGATCAGTTTCGGTTTATATTAGTTAACAGGGAAGGGTGTTTTTGACTTACCGTGGCTATGATAGACACATCCAgcgagatcaagaaggttGCGATCATCACTCCGGACAAGATACTGTAGAGCTTGATGCCCCTGAGATATGTCGTATCCGTGTTTTCCATCTTACCTTTCGTATCGGCGTTTTTCGACTCTATGATAGCGAACATGTCTTGCTCCTTCACCAGGATCAGGGGAGTAAAACAGAATCACACCTGTACTACTTAGTCAAAGGCCTTGGGCTTGTCTTATAAGTCACTCTAGTCAGGGGAAGGAGTTTATTTACATTATCATGTTGTCCGCGAGCCTTTCCCTAATAATGGTACTCTAGGGCATTGAATGCGACTCCGACTCCGATTCCGCGTCCGACTTTCTTGTTTGCCCTGCCCGACTCCGACCCCTCCATACCagatcatatcatatcattaCACTCGCCAACCCCTACCGGTCCCAGACCCTGGGCATTCAGGAGTCTGGTACATCTGTTTCTCGCGGAAAATGCGCAGAGAGCTTCCAAGACGGCGGCATGGCCGTGGACGATGCGTGTAGCTGAAGGGTGAAATGCGACCTGATTCCCAATCCGTACGCTTGCAAGAGGTGTACTAGACTAGGTCAAACATGTGTCTTCCCAGATGGTGCCCGTGGAATTAACTGTTCAATAGCAATGACAGGCTAACCTTGAGTGTTATCCCACGCATGCACCCGCAAATCTTTCTGAAAGGTATACAAGTCGACTGTGACAACCTAATATACGGATGAAAGCGAAGCTACTGGAgcatcatccttcttcaatggctgAGACTGGGAGATAAGAAAGATGCCATCGTACCCACTTCTGCCTGGCCTATTTAAATTGACCAAAAAGGGTTCTGTGCAGCAGCTAATAATTCCCTTTGCAATTACAAACCTCGTCTAACTTTTTTAGTGGACGAACAGAAGTCATGAAATGAGTCCTGCCTGTTCTCCTTGAGATCACCTGTTGGAACTCTTTCATCATCAGTATCGATTATCAGGCCGGAAAACGGAAGGTAAAGACGATGCTCCGCAATTGTCTGCGTGGGATTGACAGCGGATCTATCCAGGTTTTCAAAATACCTGCTGGCTCATATTGATAGGAGATGGCTTCCGAGTTGGGGTGACGCCGAATGCTACTGTCTCCCGATCTAAGAAGATAGCTTTAATACTTTTCGGTCCACCGAAATTACTTGTATCGAAGCCTTTTAAAAAGATCCTCGATATTCTTACGAAGATGGGatattatctataatatcctatttattataatattGATATCCTATATAAGAATCCTCAATAGTTCGAATTAGATATAAATAAGGGCACTTCTTTTATCGTGGAAAGAAAGTGGTATCGTAGgaatattttaaataatcTTAGATATTACTTTAATTCCTCTAAAGAGAATAAGCGGGCCATCTTCTTAAGTAGCTAAAGGGTTATATTACTCTCTTAGATATTGGCACCCATAGACAAGATTATAGTGAGAATCTGGAACGATACCGGGAAGGGTTATCCTGAGCCAAGATCTGGAGTAATGGCATCAAAACATGGTAGGTAACGCTTGATCTCCTCTCTGTACTGTACGCCGATAATATAGGACCTAGATTAAGCGTTTTCTCTGCGACAACGGAAGAAAATATTTAGCCATTAGCGCCTACCACCAGTCCCAGGGCATGGAGTTTGGCACATCCGCTCCTTACTGGAAAGGTAGAACGGCCTAGCGGAGGGGATCAACACCTTCCTGTTTGATGCAAaacttttttcttcccttttgggCCGAGATTCTTGACACTGTTTGTCTACCTCAAATTGCGAGCATCAGCATCGTTTCTGCGGAAGAACACCCCT from Aspergillus oryzae RIB40 DNA, chromosome 1 encodes the following:
- a CDS encoding MDR family MFS transporter (predicted transporter (major facilitator superfamily)), encoding MFAIIESKNADTKGKMENTDTTYLRGIKLYSILSGVMIATFLISLDVSIIATAIPSITSQFHSTTDIGWYGAVYPLTMCSLQPLSGKLITIFSLRWSYLSFFLVFLLGSLLCGVATSSSMFIIGRAVDGAGGAGVVSSGLAIIAIVTPIEQRPLFTGLVTSLYALGTVVAPIIGGAFTTNVTWRWCFLINLPAGTVTVITLILFFHPPQQSPAARTETVLQKLQQLDLIGCALFVPAIIMVLLALQWGGNKYPWNSATIIGLFVGFAATLGLFITWELRADQAMIPLPLLRRRSIIVSIIFAFLFMGAFVVPVYYLPEWFQIVKGASSIRSGIMLLPSVSTQIFGSIISGVLAKYIKYYNPWFFIGSSFLCIATGLYTTFSAFSTTSRDWIGFQILQALGCGFAAQMPLLTIQSVLKNDPKLVPVGISTVLFAQYFGSSVMQSIGGSIFQNKLDSQLQSYAHLDSDQIEMLLAVGTSKVQETAQQAFPDRLSAILIAYNDAITNVFYLAVTGSGVAFVLALGIEWTNTRESTGDDEKDLPVAYDIREP
- a CDS encoding uncharacterized protein (predicted protein); translation: MTSSASHHQHSSTSAAEFSTHQTAPSSNIDPNGNIATSGYAPNESQLAGLVEAATAAAGQDVSEWAAAAAVAAAAGAAGHQHHLDGYPPDIHIEDDSFADAGFGTGLSTGRQLRAPGPSPNEHSQPSGLSRTVSKKRKRDGPLDPALTASGPGGHQQPHQHNSHHYGGETLDIRSAPPQSLSEARAVGLHSAAALFRQPSSNKKYTRPPMSKLFASLELSPENFLHLQAAAKSYMLDDKHPERRECVGQRGKGDTEMVKLRLWNCVRHFLEIEGHGERFFGENVVNEGMGPRTYVWPRDQQKIIALVIPLLRRMVTNERQRQYAVETRKGGGSEERRRRKTEDSLQNMNSASPPKFPVEEQLQMHAQHHPPEGYAPTHPELGATSQDMELGLTDLLPDGYPADWNAISKTYEAYNQNYELDNLWYLSGLQQPDWRGLVAAVDSHYQVFHNGSFDCPAPCEDENINHILHANSVSGLRWRVGGDRHQVARNELYVATLPCPLSLIYISLT
- a CDS encoding DUF3431 domain-containing protein (predicted protein), with protein sequence MIFSRRAIPLLGLAFFIVFLYTVSSLSRQWRNMPQVVGLGDLVATPYPTASGYVNGSGVVDKPSREPYAPRPHYAPGVPKPPGSTYTKTLVVPQAGEEDTEWIKLEIPEWQPAVYVVDDLSAPLHPPKNKGHEVIVYLSYIIDHYDKLPDIIAFMHSHQFAWHNDEIFNGNAAEMLQRLNPARVVRQGFMNLRCTWAPGCPDWLHPGTLEEDEHKQEETMLARSWGEIFPDDPIPDVLAQPCCAQFVVSRERILAIPKARFVYYRDWILRTELSDYISGRIWEYLWHVVFTGENVVCPKEHICYCDGYGICFGGEEEYDEFRRLRSEKGELEEDLKFWRGEAEAIEIERLVGTLGEQSHISVPDPGRDTELEQLILEKERTIDDMLRNATKRGEDPRARALEAGRLWKEGDGF